The Coraliomargarita sinensis genome has a segment encoding these proteins:
- a CDS encoding uracil-DNA glycosylase, with product MSDALIAINEELRRLQQEGVDRVFVEESTLSLLQPVAAKERTAPKKETTAGPISELEELAKGKEVKKKATPPKATSVSRPTGKPLPEQAPEFEIPEGDAATQIAWLKERVENCPTCKEHLSEHGKVVFGTGSAEADIFFCGEAPGADEEVQGEPFVGKAGQLLTKIIAAMGLQRENVYIANILKWRPEHDKPYGNRPPTVEEMNFCLPYVRAQIEIVKPKVIVALGNTAVTGLLGPDPNRRMGSIRGTWQEFAGIPLMITFHPSYLLRAESQNNPNAKKRLVWEDMLKVMEKVDLPISEKQQGFFLPKEK from the coding sequence ATGTCCGATGCCTTGATTGCCATAAACGAAGAGCTGCGCCGATTGCAGCAGGAAGGGGTGGACCGTGTCTTCGTTGAAGAATCGACGCTTTCACTGCTCCAACCCGTGGCAGCCAAAGAACGCACCGCCCCTAAAAAGGAAACCACAGCCGGCCCGATTAGTGAGCTGGAGGAACTCGCTAAAGGAAAGGAAGTGAAGAAAAAAGCCACCCCACCAAAGGCGACATCCGTTTCCAGGCCAACCGGCAAACCATTACCTGAGCAAGCCCCCGAGTTCGAGATCCCCGAAGGCGATGCTGCGACGCAAATTGCCTGGTTGAAAGAACGCGTCGAAAACTGCCCCACCTGCAAGGAACACCTGAGCGAGCACGGCAAGGTGGTCTTCGGCACGGGTAGCGCCGAGGCGGATATATTCTTTTGCGGCGAAGCCCCCGGTGCCGACGAGGAGGTTCAGGGCGAGCCCTTTGTCGGCAAAGCCGGCCAGCTCCTGACCAAGATTATCGCTGCGATGGGTCTGCAACGGGAAAATGTTTATATCGCAAATATTCTGAAGTGGCGTCCGGAGCATGACAAACCCTACGGCAACCGGCCGCCGACCGTTGAAGAGATGAACTTTTGCCTGCCTTATGTTAGGGCGCAGATTGAAATCGTGAAACCGAAGGTCATTGTCGCACTGGGGAATACCGCCGTAACCGGCTTATTGGGCCCCGACCCGAACCGGCGCATGGGTTCGATTCGCGGCACCTGGCAGGAATTTGCAGGCATTCCCCTGATGATTACCTTTCACCCCTCCTATTTATTAAGAGCCGAGTCGCAAAATAACCCGAATGCCAAAAAACGACTGGTTTGGGAAGATATGCTTAAAGTTATGGAAAAAGTTGACCTGCCCATTAGTGAAAAGCAGCAAGGATTCTTCCTGCCCAAGGAAAAGTAA
- a CDS encoding glutaredoxin family protein: MSKERLPVLYIKSGCPWCREALSFFNSNGVDLDVRDVTENAKDMDAMVSISGQTKTPTFEYDDFVVADFSVDEFLAELNEFPEVRQKLGISDDEN, from the coding sequence ATGAGTAAAGAAAGATTGCCCGTTCTCTATATCAAATCCGGATGCCCCTGGTGTCGGGAAGCACTCTCATTTTTTAACAGCAATGGAGTCGATCTAGACGTGCGCGATGTCACGGAGAATGCCAAAGACATGGATGCAATGGTATCGATCAGCGGCCAAACCAAAACACCGACTTTTGAGTACGACGATTTTGTCGTGGCTGACTTCTCCGTAGACGAATTTTTGGCTGAACTGAATGAGTTCCCGGAAGTACGTCAGAAGCTGGGTATCAGCGATGACGAAAATTAG
- a CDS encoding ABC transporter permease produces the protein MLNLIARRLLQAIPTLWLIATLTFVLLHLAPGGPFDAEKPVSPEVKKQIEAHYGLDLPLHEQYLRFLGNILQGDFGPSYKHAGWGVDEIIGQSFPVSLELGAVSLLIALLIGIPLGVIAALHHGKKTETALMSVAMIGICLPTFVLGPLLLLVFSSGLGWFNPLGWSVPSDRILPSLTLGLFYGAYIARLTRSGMLDTMHHDYIRTARAKGLKERMVVLRHGLRNALYPVVAYLGPAVAGLISGSFIVETIFFIPGLGMFFVNSAFNRDYTLVMGTVLFYAVLIILFNLLVDLIQMWMNPRTRHD, from the coding sequence ATGCTCAATTTGATCGCCAGACGACTGCTGCAAGCCATCCCGACCTTATGGCTGATTGCGACACTGACTTTCGTGCTCCTGCATCTGGCACCGGGCGGACCCTTTGACGCGGAAAAGCCCGTCTCCCCCGAAGTGAAAAAGCAGATCGAGGCCCACTACGGATTGGACCTTCCCCTGCATGAGCAATACCTGCGCTTTCTCGGAAACATCCTACAGGGTGACTTTGGCCCCTCTTACAAACACGCCGGTTGGGGGGTCGACGAAATCATTGGGCAGAGCTTCCCCGTCTCACTGGAACTCGGGGCAGTCTCACTGCTCATCGCTCTCTTGATCGGGATTCCACTGGGCGTCATCGCCGCCCTGCATCATGGCAAAAAGACGGAAACAGCACTGATGAGTGTTGCCATGATAGGGATCTGCTTGCCGACCTTCGTGCTCGGACCGCTCTTGCTGCTCGTATTCAGCTCGGGGCTCGGCTGGTTTAATCCCCTGGGCTGGTCGGTGCCCAGCGACCGCATCCTGCCCTCGCTTACCCTCGGGCTCTTTTACGGAGCCTATATTGCCCGCCTGACGCGTAGTGGCATGCTGGACACCATGCACCACGACTACATCCGCACCGCCAGGGCCAAGGGCCTGAAAGAGCGGATGGTGGTGCTGCGCCACGGTCTACGTAACGCGCTCTATCCCGTGGTGGCCTATCTAGGCCCGGCGGTAGCCGGGCTGATCAGCGGCTCATTTATCGTGGAAACGATCTTTTTCATCCCCGGTCTCGGGATGTTTTTCGTCAACTCCGCCTTCAACCGGGATTACACCCTCGTTATGGGTACGGTGCTCTTTTACGCCGTGCTCATTATTCTCTTCAACCTTCTGGTCGACCTCATCCAGATGTGGATGAATCCACGTACCCGCCATGACTAA
- a CDS encoding ABC transporter permease — MTKMKREAAASEARSLGRDAWDRLCHNRMAQIGGLLFIFISALCILGPLFISHSYETTNLAYGAQPPSLQHWFGTDDLGRDVLVRTLVGGRISIGVGFAATAVALIIGVAYGMIAGYSGGRTENTMMRFVDTLYALPFTIIVILLTVLFEESSIYIIFMAIGVVEWLTMARIVRGQTKALRKLNFIDAARVNGVTHGRILLRHILPNLIGPVIVYTTLTIPAVILLESVISFLGLGVQPPMSSWGTLIHSGSLKLDVYPWLLIFPGLFFSLTIFSLNFMGDGLRDALDPRDTNQ, encoded by the coding sequence ATGACTAAAATGAAGCGAGAAGCCGCGGCATCCGAGGCACGCTCATTGGGGCGCGATGCCTGGGATCGGTTGTGCCATAACCGCATGGCGCAGATCGGGGGGCTCCTCTTTATTTTCATCAGCGCACTATGTATTCTCGGGCCGCTCTTCATTTCCCACTCCTATGAAACCACGAATCTTGCCTACGGAGCACAACCACCCAGCTTGCAGCACTGGTTCGGCACGGATGACCTGGGACGCGACGTACTGGTGCGGACCCTGGTGGGTGGGCGCATCTCGATTGGAGTCGGTTTTGCCGCCACTGCGGTCGCACTGATCATCGGCGTGGCCTATGGCATGATTGCCGGTTACAGCGGCGGTCGGACCGAAAATACCATGATGCGCTTCGTCGATACACTTTACGCCCTCCCCTTTACCATCATCGTCATTTTACTGACCGTTCTTTTCGAAGAGAGCAGCATCTACATTATATTTATGGCCATCGGCGTGGTCGAATGGCTCACCATGGCGCGGATTGTGCGGGGTCAGACCAAGGCCTTGCGCAAGCTCAACTTCATTGATGCCGCCCGCGTTAATGGTGTCACACACGGGCGTATTCTGCTGCGGCATATCTTACCCAACCTGATCGGCCCGGTGATCGTCTACACCACGCTGACGATTCCCGCGGTTATTTTGCTCGAATCGGTCATCAGTTTCCTCGGACTTGGCGTGCAGCCCCCGATGAGCTCTTGGGGCACGCTCATCCATTCAGGCTCACTGAAACTCGACGTTTATCCCTGGTTGTTGATTTTCCCGGGCCTCTTTTTCTCTCTGACTATCTTTTCCCTCAACTTCATGGGCGACGGGCTGCGGGACGCGCTCGACCCCCGGGACACGAATCAGTAG
- a CDS encoding peptide ABC transporter substrate-binding protein has protein sequence MRIRLTALLCALCVFCGCDSRQTNVERGNAEKELYFGIGTEPAGLDPHLITGLTELHVTVALFEGLATLNSETMAIEPGVAKSWDISEDGTTYTFHFDPEARWSNGEPVTAQDFLYSFERILSPALGAPYAYMLYDMVNAEAFHRGELSEFDKVGARAPDPKTLIIELNQPTPYFLSLLTHYTWWPVHPPTIEKHGGMTERISAWTKPENFVGNGPFTLESWRINSSIYAKKNPLYRDPDSVWLLGIHFLPVQVDAEERAFRAGHLHLTSTVLPHRIDWYRKNMPERMRFDTALGVYYYMLNTAREPLDDPRVRKALAYSINRELITEHVLKAGQKPAYHFTPPNTGGGYTAETRLPYDPDLARKLLAEAGYPDGEGFPTFEILYNTSESHRSIAVTIQQMWKQELGIDVKLYNQEWKVYLSTRETGNFDILRAAWFGDYDDPNTFLSLGETDNGNNHTNWSNQEYDELIEQAAVEQNPEKRFGIFQKAEAILMEEMPVIPIYFYVTSRLIHPSVQGWHANILDYHPYQSVRLIED, from the coding sequence ATGCGAATTCGACTGACAGCCCTGCTCTGCGCCCTTTGCGTGTTTTGTGGCTGTGATTCCCGGCAAACCAACGTCGAGCGTGGCAACGCCGAAAAGGAACTGTATTTCGGCATCGGCACCGAACCGGCCGGCCTCGATCCCCATCTGATCACCGGACTGACCGAACTGCATGTTACAGTGGCTTTGTTTGAGGGACTCGCCACTTTGAACAGCGAAACCATGGCGATCGAACCGGGGGTGGCGAAAAGCTGGGACATCTCCGAAGACGGCACCACCTATACCTTCCATTTCGATCCGGAAGCCCGTTGGTCGAACGGTGAGCCCGTCACGGCGCAGGACTTTCTCTATTCTTTCGAGCGCATCCTCTCCCCTGCCCTGGGAGCACCCTACGCCTACATGCTTTACGACATGGTAAACGCCGAAGCTTTTCATAGAGGCGAACTGTCCGAATTCGATAAAGTCGGTGCCCGTGCGCCCGACCCGAAGACGCTCATCATCGAACTCAATCAACCGACGCCCTATTTTCTCAGCCTTCTCACGCATTATACCTGGTGGCCGGTTCACCCGCCCACGATCGAAAAACACGGCGGTATGACCGAGCGCATCTCAGCATGGACAAAACCGGAAAATTTCGTCGGCAACGGACCCTTTACCCTGGAAAGCTGGCGGATCAACAGTTCGATTTACGCCAAGAAAAATCCACTCTATCGTGACCCGGACTCGGTCTGGCTCCTCGGCATTCACTTTCTGCCGGTCCAGGTGGATGCCGAGGAGCGGGCCTTCCGGGCGGGCCATCTGCACTTAACCTCCACCGTCCTGCCGCACCGCATCGACTGGTACCGTAAAAATATGCCCGAGCGCATGCGCTTCGATACCGCGCTGGGGGTGTATTACTACATGCTCAACACCGCCCGTGAGCCCCTCGACGACCCCAGGGTGCGCAAGGCCCTGGCTTATTCGATCAACCGCGAACTCATCACCGAGCACGTTCTGAAAGCCGGCCAGAAGCCGGCCTACCATTTTACGCCGCCCAACACCGGCGGTGGCTACACTGCGGAGACGCGTTTACCATACGACCCCGACCTCGCCCGCAAACTACTCGCTGAAGCCGGTTATCCCGATGGCGAAGGCTTTCCGACCTTTGAAATACTTTACAATACCAGTGAGTCGCACCGCAGTATTGCCGTGACGATCCAGCAGATGTGGAAGCAGGAACTCGGGATCGACGTAAAGCTCTACAACCAGGAGTGGAAGGTCTATCTCTCCACGCGCGAAACGGGAAACTTCGATATCCTCCGTGCCGCATGGTTCGGCGACTACGACGACCCCAACACTTTCCTCAGCCTCGGTGAAACCGACAACGGCAACAACCACACCAACTGGAGCAACCAGGAATACGACGAACTGATCGAGCAGGCCGCGGTGGAGCAAAACCCCGAAAAGCGCTTCGGGATTTTTCAGAAAGCCGAAGCGATCCTGATGGAGGAAATGCCGGTCATCCCCATTTATTTTTACGTCACCAGCCGCCTGATTCACCCCAGCGTGCAAGGCTGGCACGCCAACATCCTCGACTACCACCCGTATCAATCGGTGCGATTGATCGAAGATTGA
- the uvrA gene encoding excinuclease ABC subunit UvrA, translating into MSCSSMPHAESITVKGAREHNLKDINLEIPRNQLVVVTGMSGSGKSSLAFDTIYAEGYRKYIDSLSTKARTVLEQIPRPDVDFIQGLSPVIALEQRSGGGANPRSTVATVTEIADYARVLWAVCGTAYCPDDGGRIERRSMDDCLARVFAEPEGSRMMILAPWMRAKPAILREELPRLQQRGFQRVRLNGEVRRLDERDLIDSKAKEIAVEIVVDRIVLREDQRSRLADSLDLAFSEGDDRAVILIEDRESGEWRELSLSNRLSCVNCGKIYEPITPRHFSWNHAEGACPECGGLGETLQFQPELLVPDGSKSVKNGAIKPWRLGSKQMIIKRNAILKQLAEQLPFDPTVPWDELDAEVRDQILHGTGDRLFSFKLKGGNTKPESMTFDGVLADLEATRRNTTSDGLRARLMAYQTSSRCATCGGKRLQPSSLSVRIEGNAVTDFLNMSLQEAEAFIDKLKQSEAYDTVADAINGLDSRLHFLNEVGLSYLTLNRSYTSLSGGEAQRVRLATQLGMSLIGVVYLLDEPSIGLHPLDNRRLIKTLEGLRDRGNSVVVVEHDAETMRAADHIIELGPGAGTEGGQLIFEGRPEASYDSETSRSGRFLSGALAVEKYADTLRPGIDRLRILGATEHNLKNVDVDFPVGLLSVVCGMSGSGKSTLINDILAKAAAFKLNRAKSIPGKHRKIEGLDNFISVVQVDQSPIGRSPRSNPATFTKLFDQLRDLFTKCSLAKIRGYKRSRFSFNVSGGRCERCKGDGVIKLDMQFMADVYSECPSCHGKRYNRETLDVRFKGYSIADVLDMSVAEALEVFGKQPRIAEKLHTLNDVGLGYIKLGQPATTLSGGEAQRIKLSLELSKRQQGQTLYILDEPTTGLHWIDIQRLMDLLFKLRDAGNTILIIEHDTDVIRMADWIVELGPEGGEAGGELLYCGEAAGFLVGNETPTQQVL; encoded by the coding sequence ATGAGTTGTTCAAGTATGCCGCATGCCGAGTCCATAACTGTCAAGGGCGCGCGGGAACATAACCTCAAAGACATTAACCTGGAAATCCCGCGTAATCAACTCGTGGTCGTCACCGGGATGAGTGGTTCAGGGAAGTCTTCATTGGCCTTCGATACGATTTACGCTGAGGGCTACCGGAAGTACATCGACAGTCTTTCGACAAAGGCGCGGACGGTTCTGGAGCAGATCCCGCGGCCGGACGTGGATTTTATCCAGGGGCTGTCTCCGGTAATCGCCCTGGAGCAACGGTCCGGCGGGGGCGCCAATCCCCGCAGCACGGTGGCGACGGTCACGGAGATCGCAGATTATGCCCGCGTGCTCTGGGCGGTCTGCGGGACGGCCTATTGTCCGGACGACGGTGGCCGGATCGAGCGACGCTCGATGGACGATTGCCTGGCCCGGGTCTTTGCCGAACCGGAGGGCAGCCGCATGATGATCCTGGCCCCCTGGATGCGGGCGAAGCCGGCCATCCTGCGCGAGGAGCTCCCGCGGTTGCAGCAACGCGGCTTCCAGCGTGTCCGTCTCAACGGGGAAGTTCGACGACTTGATGAGCGCGACCTGATCGATTCCAAGGCGAAAGAGATCGCGGTCGAGATCGTGGTCGATCGTATCGTACTGAGAGAAGACCAGCGCAGTCGTTTGGCCGACTCTCTGGATTTGGCCTTCAGTGAAGGGGATGACCGTGCCGTGATTTTGATCGAAGATCGTGAATCCGGAGAATGGCGCGAACTTTCCCTGAGCAACCGTTTGTCCTGCGTGAACTGCGGCAAAATCTACGAGCCGATAACGCCGCGTCATTTTTCATGGAATCATGCCGAGGGGGCCTGCCCGGAATGTGGCGGGCTGGGGGAGACCCTGCAATTCCAGCCGGAGCTGCTGGTGCCGGACGGCTCCAAGTCGGTCAAGAACGGGGCGATCAAACCCTGGCGGCTCGGGTCCAAGCAGATGATCATCAAGCGCAACGCGATTCTCAAGCAACTCGCGGAACAACTGCCCTTTGACCCCACCGTGCCCTGGGACGAACTCGACGCCGAGGTTCGGGACCAGATTCTCCATGGCACGGGCGACCGGCTTTTCAGCTTCAAGCTGAAGGGCGGCAACACCAAGCCAGAGTCGATGACATTTGACGGGGTGCTGGCGGATCTGGAGGCCACACGGCGCAACACCACAAGTGACGGGCTGCGCGCCCGGCTCATGGCCTATCAAACCAGTAGCCGTTGCGCCACTTGCGGCGGCAAGCGGCTCCAACCTTCAAGTTTGAGCGTGCGGATCGAAGGGAATGCGGTCACGGATTTTCTCAACATGTCCCTGCAGGAAGCGGAGGCCTTCATTGATAAGCTGAAGCAGAGTGAGGCTTATGACACGGTCGCGGATGCGATCAACGGATTGGATTCACGCCTGCACTTTCTCAACGAAGTCGGGCTGAGCTACCTGACCCTGAACCGGAGCTATACCTCGCTCAGTGGCGGTGAAGCCCAGCGGGTTCGTCTGGCCACGCAATTGGGTATGTCATTGATCGGGGTGGTTTACCTGCTCGATGAGCCCAGCATTGGCTTGCACCCGCTTGATAACCGGCGCCTGATCAAGACGCTCGAAGGCCTGCGTGACCGAGGAAACTCGGTCGTGGTGGTGGAGCACGACGCCGAGACCATGCGCGCGGCCGACCATATCATCGAGCTTGGCCCCGGCGCGGGGACCGAAGGCGGGCAACTTATCTTCGAGGGCAGGCCCGAGGCTTCGTATGACTCCGAGACCAGCCGATCGGGGCGCTTCCTCAGTGGTGCCCTCGCCGTCGAAAAGTACGCCGACACTCTGAGGCCCGGTATCGACCGCCTGAGGATACTCGGGGCAACGGAACACAATTTGAAAAACGTGGATGTCGACTTCCCGGTCGGTCTTCTGTCCGTCGTCTGCGGGATGTCGGGCTCCGGGAAGAGCACCTTGATCAACGATATTCTGGCCAAGGCCGCCGCCTTCAAACTCAACCGGGCTAAAAGTATTCCGGGCAAGCACAGGAAGATCGAGGGTCTGGATAATTTTATCTCGGTGGTTCAGGTGGACCAGTCCCCCATCGGGCGCAGCCCGCGCTCGAATCCGGCTACCTTTACCAAGTTGTTCGATCAGCTGCGCGATCTCTTTACCAAGTGCTCCCTGGCCAAAATCCGGGGTTACAAGCGCAGCCGCTTCAGCTTCAATGTCAGCGGCGGACGTTGTGAACGCTGCAAGGGCGACGGGGTGATCAAACTCGACATGCAGTTCATGGCCGACGTCTACAGCGAGTGCCCGAGCTGTCACGGGAAACGTTACAACCGCGAGACGCTCGACGTACGCTTCAAAGGTTACAGCATCGCCGACGTGCTCGACATGAGTGTGGCCGAAGCGCTGGAGGTCTTTGGCAAACAGCCGCGCATCGCGGAGAAGCTGCATACCCTGAATGATGTCGGGCTTGGCTATATCAAGCTGGGACAACCGGCCACGACACTCTCCGGTGGCGAGGCCCAGCGGATCAAGCTCTCGCTTGAACTCAGTAAGCGCCAGCAGGGACAGACTCTCTACATTCTCGACGAGCCGACCACGGGGCTCCACTGGATCGATATCCAGCGCCTGATGGATCTGCTCTTCAAGCTCCGCGACGCAGGTAACACGATCCTGATCATCGAGCACGACACGGATGTCATCCGCATGGCCGACTGGATCGTCGAGCTTGGGCCTGAAGGCGGCGAGGCTGGCGGGGAGTTACTTTACTGCGGGGAAGCGGCCGGATTCCTAGTGGGTAACGAGACGCCGACGCAGCAGGTGTTGTGA
- a CDS encoding adenylate/guanylate cyclase domain-containing protein, which yields MPSTIIRRQYPIVGLNFRDFWDICSRFQTVHPEYRHVYFTVDGFDNFLVLDEPDVSKVLKKLEGKEDKVRKYSARFYTSRTQHSEGYGISELQYRPVAYERYLQGLNFYSDSVGKASYYQFEEEIFTTYPFIENQEPEVEFGKPCEVLALVIDIRGFSLFCEKPEIESPYTCGLMSAFYHMANRALQRFPPDMTKFLGDGVLAIWETTPAERELAVGVALKAALDLHNKWKIVMDSPHFTHGAPEDIGAGICFGLASHLEIGNDYIGRPINIASRLCGACPGDRVYVDRAVPNIPLNYKKEEYVAHIKPYGRHNVWSFTTKRN from the coding sequence ATGCCTTCCACCATCATACGCCGCCAATACCCGATCGTCGGATTAAATTTCCGTGATTTTTGGGATATTTGCAGCCGTTTCCAGACAGTGCATCCGGAATACCGGCATGTTTACTTTACCGTCGACGGGTTTGATAACTTTCTCGTTCTGGATGAGCCCGACGTCTCCAAAGTCTTGAAAAAACTTGAGGGCAAGGAAGACAAAGTCCGAAAATATTCGGCACGCTTCTACACCAGCCGAACGCAACACAGCGAAGGCTACGGTATATCCGAACTACAATATCGTCCGGTGGCCTACGAGCGCTACCTGCAGGGTCTCAATTTCTACAGCGACTCGGTGGGCAAAGCGAGCTACTACCAGTTCGAAGAGGAGATCTTCACAACATACCCATTTATCGAGAATCAGGAGCCGGAAGTTGAATTCGGCAAGCCCTGTGAGGTACTGGCCCTGGTCATCGACATCCGGGGCTTCAGTTTGTTTTGCGAAAAACCGGAAATCGAATCGCCCTACACTTGCGGACTGATGTCGGCTTTTTACCACATGGCAAATCGGGCGCTTCAACGCTTTCCCCCGGACATGACAAAATTCCTCGGTGATGGTGTATTGGCCATCTGGGAAACGACGCCTGCCGAGCGCGAACTCGCGGTTGGCGTGGCCCTCAAAGCCGCACTCGACCTTCACAACAAGTGGAAGATTGTCATGGACAGCCCGCACTTCACGCACGGAGCTCCGGAAGACATTGGCGCGGGGATCTGCTTCGGTTTGGCCAGTCACCTCGAGATCGGAAACGACTACATCGGCCGCCCTATCAATATCGCCAGCCGACTCTGTGGGGCCTGCCCCGGAGACCGTGTCTACGTCGACCGGGCCGTACCCAACATACCGCTGAACTACAAGAAGGAGGAATATGTGGCGCACATTAAGCCATACGGACGGCACAACGTCTGGTCCTTCACAACGAAGCGGAACTAA